The Megachile rotundata isolate GNS110a chromosome 4, iyMegRotu1, whole genome shotgun sequence region GTTCTCGttaattatagttattaatGTATCTTTGACGTTTCTGGACAATGCCGGCGTCCACCGGCGCTAGTCGCCATCTTGCCTACTTGTAAACGTATATAACTATGTATAACCACATGCGGTCACGCGGAATGTAGCATAAacgcaattattttttatgaaaattatcgGTCAAAAACATTGTCGCGGAAATACAGCGTTTTATTTGGCTACAcctttattttattactattttatatgaTATTCTTATGTACTGCAAGCTGCAATACAAAacactttaataatataataataaactatAGAACATTTTAAAACGCTAAAAGATTTACAgttaaagtaatttaatttgagaGACTTTGTTTTGTTGCAAGATGAATGAAATTATATTGagaataatatgttaataacatAGCATCGTGTATCATTCTAAGTACGATGAACTTCATAGTTTAGCATTGAATTTAGCATATcattttttttgtatatatataaaatattatgtaaaattCCTTAATCCATTTATGCATACGTATACAGTTTGTAAACAATAAAGAAATAGCAGAAATATTGGAAGAAGACGAGGAAGATGCACTCCGgtttttaaacaaattagaagttgaagaatttgaagacatCAAATCGGgatatagaattaatttttattttgatgaaaatccaTACTTCGAAAATGATGTTCTTACAAAAGAATTTCATTTAGGTTCTTCTGGTGAGCCCAGTTTTAAattatgatattattattttaatttatctgtCAAAGctacttttattaaatataatattaaattattttaatagatataaaatttatttctttatttttatttaattctgattgtaacattttattgcatttggataaatattttcatttcattttattttagagTAGAGTTTTAATTAGAATAGTAGCTGAATTTTTTGTTGAATAGTCATAGTTTTGATGTATCTCCTGCTCTTTTGCAGGAGATCCAGCGTCACAAAGTACACCTATACGTTGGAAAGAAGGTGCAGATTTAACAAAAAGAGCAAAAACCAAAGCCCCACTGAAAGGTCGTAAAAGGCCACTGAAACACAGGTCATTCTTCGATTGGTTTACGGATCATGGAGATCCAAGTTCAGATGAAATAGCAGAGTTAATTAAAGATGATATGTGGCCTAATCCATTGCAGGTaggattattatttataacaaccAACAAATTTTAGTCATTGATATATTTTCATCTCCTAATGGCTTATTGTTTTGTTTTTAGTATTACTTGGCACCAGATATGGATGTTGAAAATGGTGTTGAAGGAGATGGCGAAGATTGTGACAcggaagaggaggaggaagaagaagatggTGGAGCAGATGATGGAGATGAAGCAGGGGAAGGCGAGGAAGGTGATGATAGTATAGTTGTGGTTGAAGATGATGTGGATGAAgatgaagaggaagaagaggctGTGAATGATGAAGATGATGGGGTTAACGAAGAGGATGATTTATTAGTAGACGATGAAGTTGATCGTGAAGGTACacataatatttatacttttattgtATCATTCCtaaatgttacatttatttcattttaataatttatattacagaTGCAGATGGCGAAGAACCAGAATAGAATTTAAAGTTTGTTTCTCACAGCAATGGTTACAGTCATAGACATTGAAAAAGAATCGCTGAAAATACACATCAGATTGATTGAAAATAGATGAAGTGTGCAGGACAAAAACTATTGAGCCATATGAATAAACCTCGGGACGACATtgggaaataataaaataggaaATAGAATTTAACAGACCTAATCTTTATCGGCGCAAATAGAAATCgtgtataaaataatgtttgcTCGATTGTGCCGAAGTTAAAGAAAAAACGGTCTTACATAATAAATTAGATAGGTTTCACACAgtaccatttttttttcttttctttaaataatacCGGAATTCCTAAGTTATATTCATATGGCCTAGTCATTCTCTATATAGTAGGTATACGATGAAGAACACCTGCTCAGCTTCATCGTGTTACAATTACAGTAAGgagtaaataaattataaggtATAACGAGATTGTGGACAGGTGTTCTTTTCATCTTGTTTTGTCACGAAGATCTGTTCCATTATATTACTTCCGGAACGAGGTGTTCTAGATATTTTTGAGAGTGACAGTACCACAGATATAGAGCATTCACTTTTCCTCGCtgagagatttatttttttgaaacaattaaatactagttttatagaaaattgtaaCTAATTGTTACTATACACTTgcgatttataaataaattaatacattttcaatttgttaCTTTGAAAGTAGACTAATAACATATCGGAGAATATAGTAACGTGTACAAAAGTGTGTAAAAAGTACATATGAGTCCTCTTTTTTTCCAACCTACTTATTTTTTTGATAAAatcattatttttcatattactGATtagatatttctattttatgaTAATGAATATGTTTGCGTTATTATGTAACATTCTCTGTAGTAATCAATTAGTTTGATGTAACATTTTTAACACagttaaattttcaatctttttatCCACAGTAACAATGTAAAAGGCATGTATTGTAAACGtacgtttttaattatttaaaattataattttaactaaaCCTGGCGCGATATTGCTATTCCACGTGTatagagaaataaatatttattaatttaatacgtTGTCTGGAGAAGAATTGAAACTTGTCACGCTCAAAATGAAGATCAATGTACGAAAAAGCCACCTCGTTCTTATTCTTCCAGATTTTACGTTTACATTCTGCTATTtggaaaagaaaaatatgtcGCAAACCTCTAATTCTAACAGCATCTTTTCAAATTACTGTTACAATCCAAAGATGAAGTTAGAACTAGAAGTGATCACAACCCTGTTATATTTCCAGCGATGTGCCAAGGAAGGAACACATTGCGGTCAGTTTTCAATCTTGGTGCGAATAAAAAGGTTCTATTAAAAGTCTAATCTGCGTTTCCTGTGGAGTCTAGGAAAAATCAAATAATTAAGTTGCTTAAAAAAATAGATAACTAATTATATGTTTGATTTGATTACTATCCAAGAAAcgtttttaatatgaaattgg contains the following coding sequences:
- the Set gene encoding NAP domain-containing protein SET isoform X1; this translates as MSSPNKKAKELEDPGSGEGVESRDYDIEIQKTLEEIDGCQNQIDGLNEKASDEILEVEKKYNKLRKPYFQKRNDIIKRIPNFWVTAFVNNKEIAEILEEDEEDALRFLNKLEVEEFEDIKSGYRINFYFDENPYFENDVLTKEFHLGSSGDPASQSTPIRWKEGADLTKRAKTKAPLKGRKRPLKHRSFFDWFTDHGDPSSDEIAELIKDDMWPNPLQYYLAPDMDVENGVEGDGEDCDTEEEEEEEDGGADDGDEAGEGEEGDDSIVVVEDDVDEDEEEEEAVNDEDDGVNEEDDLLVDDEVDREDADGEEPE
- the Set gene encoding NAP domain-containing protein SET isoform X2; the encoded protein is MSSPNKKAKELEDPGSGEGVESRDYDIEIQKTLEEIDGCQNQIDGLNEKASDEILEVEKKYNKLRKPYFQKRNDIIKRIPNFWVTAFVNNKEIAEILEEDEEDALRFLNKLEVEEFEDIKSGYRINFYFDENPYFENDVLTKEFHLGSSASQSTPIRWKEGADLTKRAKTKAPLKGRKRPLKHRSFFDWFTDHGDPSSDEIAELIKDDMWPNPLQYYLAPDMDVENGVEGDGEDCDTEEEEEEEDGGADDGDEAGEGEEGDDSIVVVEDDVDEDEEEEEAVNDEDDGVNEEDDLLVDDEVDREDADGEEPE